A part of Carettochelys insculpta isolate YL-2023 chromosome 1, ASM3395843v1, whole genome shotgun sequence genomic DNA contains:
- the LOC142007632 gene encoding olfactory receptor 52E8-like gives MSNSNLTFQGPSSFILMGIPGLEAAHIWISIPFSIFCIIGLLGNFTLLFVVSKEQTLHKPMYVLICTLAITDIGMSISVMPKVLCIFWFNLKDITMDGCLTQMFFLHTVTVMHSGTLVTMAFDRYVAICEPLRYTTILTNALIFKLVLVGLIRAVLFVLPLPLLLTRLPFCANRIIPNTFCDHIAVAKLSCGDITINSMYALVIVSLVIGLDLMLISLSYGLILRAVLRMFSKKTHPKALNTCTAHICVMLTSYTPFLFSTLTHRFGHDIAPHVHIILANIYFLIPPMLNPVIYGVKTKELREKVGKYSCQILLPVATNWKHA, from the coding sequence ATGTCAAATTCAAACCTCACTTTCCAGGGCCCTTCATCATTCATCCTAATGGGGATCCCTGGACTGGAAGCAGCCcacatctggatttccatccctttctcaATATTCTGCATTATTGGCCTGTTGGGAAATTTCACACTTCTGTTTGTTGTAAGCAaagagcagaccctgcacaaACCAATGTATGTGCTGATCTGCACGCTGGCGATCACAGATATTGGCATGTCTATCTCTGTCATGCCGaaggtgctttgtatattttggttcaatcTGAAAGACATTACCATGGATGGCTGCCTGacccagatgttcttccttcACACAGTGACTGTTATGCATTCCGGTACCCTAGTGACAATGGCCTTCGATCGCTATGTTGCCATATGTGAACCTTTGAGATAcaccaccatcctcaccaatgcACTAATATTTAAGTTAGTGCTAGTGGGTTTGATAAGAGCTGTTTTATttgttctgcccctgcccctgcttcttACTAGGCTGCCCTTCTGTGCAAACCGCATAATCCCAAACACCTTTTGTGACCATATAGCTGTGGCAAAGTTATCATGTGGGGACATCACAATCAACAGTATGTACGCCTTGGTGATAGTGTCTCTCGTCATTGGTTTAGATCTAATGCTCATTTCCCTGTCCTATGGTCTGATCCTCAGGGCCGTCCTTAGAATGTTCTCCAAGAAAACCCACCCTAAAGCTCTCAATACCTGTACAGCCCACATCTGTGTAATGTTGACCTCTTACactcccttcctcttctccactCTGACACACCGGTTTGGTCATGACATTGCTCCCCATGTTCACATCATCTTGGCCAACATCTATTTCCTGATCCCTCCAATGCTGAACCCTGTCATTTATGgggtcaaaaccaaagagcttcgtgaGAAAGTTGGCAAATACTCCTGCCAAATATTATTGCCTGTGGCCACTAACTGGAAGCATGCATGA